In Phacochoerus africanus isolate WHEZ1 chromosome 1, ROS_Pafr_v1, whole genome shotgun sequence, the following are encoded in one genomic region:
- the SCAP gene encoding sterol regulatory element-binding protein cleavage-activating protein isoform X4, which yields MTLTERLREKISQAFYNHGLLCASYPIPIILFTGLCILACCYPLLKLPLPGTGPVEFTTPVKDYSPPPSASDHKPGEPSEQPEWYVGAPVAYIQQIFVKSSVSPWHKNLLAVDVFRSPLSRAFQLVEEIRNHVLRDSSGTRSLEEVCLQVTDLLPGLRKLRNILPEHGCLLLSPGNFWQNDRERFHADPDIIGTIHQHEPKTLQTSATLKDLLFGVPGKHSGVSLYTRKRLVSYTITLVFQHYHAKFLGSLRARLMLLHPSPNCSLRAESLVHVHFKEEIGIAELIPLVTTYIILFAYIYFSTRKIDMVKSKWGLALAAVVTVLSSLLMSVGLCTLFGLTPTLNGGEIFPYLVVVIGLENVLVLTKSVVSTPVDLEVKLRIAQGLSSESWSIMKNMATELGIILIGYFTLVPAIQEFCLFAVVGLVSDFFLQMLFFTTVLSIDIRRMELADLNKRLPPEACLPPAKPVGRSARFERQLAVRPATPHTITLQPSSFRNLRLPKRLRVIYFLARTRLAQRLIMAGTVVWIGILVYTDPAGLRTYLAAQVTEQSPLGEGALAPMPVPSGVLPASHPDPAFSIFPPEAPKLLENQTLPGEPPEPGGQAEGVHDSPAPEVTWGPEDEELWRKLSFRHWPTLFSYYNITLAKRVAALGLATGILLVLLLLCLYRVLCPRNYGQPGAGPGRRRRGELPCDDYGYAPPETEIVPLVLRGHLMDIECLASDGMLLVSCCLAGHVCVWDAQTGDCLTRIPHPGRQRRDSGVGSVLEAQESWERLSDGGKCGPEEPGDSPPLRHRPRGTPLPSLFGDQPDLTCLIDTNFSAHPRLPELDHPEPRHRSGCRRTQDCTGYDFSRLVQRAYQEEGMVPMHTPAPCPPSPGPTPPQTPEDEGSFPPEKGSPSFTWAPSADGSIWSLELQGNLIVVGRSSGRLEVWDAIEGMLRCSSEEVASGITALVFLDKRIVAARLNGSLDFFSLETHTALSPLQFRGAPGRGSSPTSPVYSSSDTVVCHLTHTVPCAHQKPITALKAAAGRLVTGSQDHTLRVFRLEDSCCLFTLQGHSGAITTVYIDQTMVLASGGQDGAICLWDVLTGSRVSHMFAHRGDVTSLTCTTSCVISSGLDDLISIWDRSTGIKLYSIQQDLGCGASLGVISDNLLVTGGQGCVSFWDLNYGDLLQTVYLGKDSEAQPARQILVLDNAAIVCNFGSELSLVYVPSVLEKLD from the exons CTACCCACTGTTGAAACTCCCCTTGCCAGGAACAGGGCCCGTGGAATTCACCACTCCTGTGAAGGACTACTCGCCTCCACCTTCAGCTTCTGACCACAAGCCAGGAGAGCCTAGTGAGCAGCCAGAGTGG TACGTGGGTGCCCCGGTGGCTTACATCCAGCAGATATTTGTGAAGTCCTCAGTGTCTCCCTGGCACAAGAACCTCCTGGCAGTAGACGTGTTCCGCTCACCTCTGTCCCGGGCCTTCCAGCTGGTGGAGGAGATCCGGAACCACGTGCTGAGAGACAG CTCTGGGACCAGGAGCCTGGAGGAGGTATGCTTACAGGTGACCGACCTGCTGCCAGGCCTCAGGAAGCTCCGGAACATCCTTCCTGAGCATGGATGCCTACTACTgtcccctgggaacttctggcAGAATGACCGGGAACGCTTTCATGCTGACCCTGATATCATCGGGACCATCCACCAGCATGAACCCAAAACCTTGCAGACCTCAGCCACACTCAAAG ACTTGCTGTTCGGTGTTCCTGGGAAGCACAGCGGGGTGAGCCTCTACACCAGGAAGAGGCTAGTCTCGTACACCATTACCTTGGTCTTCCAGCACTACCATGCCAA GTTTCTGGGCAGCCTGCGGGCCCGTCTGATGCTCCTGCACCCCAGCCCCAACTGCAGCCTTCGGGCGGAGAGCCTGGTCCATGTGCACTTCAAGGAGGAGATTGGCATCGCCGAGCTCATCCCTCTTGTGACCACCTACATCATCTTGTTTGCCTACATCTACTTCTCCACAC GCAAGATCGACATGGTCAAGTCCAAGTGGGGGCTGGCTCTGGCCGCCGTGGTCACAGTGCTCAGCTCGCTGCTCATGTCTGTGGGGCTCTGCACACTCTTTGGCCTGACACCTACCCTCAACGGCGG TGAGATTTTCCCCTACCTTGTCGTGGTCATTGGGCTAGAGAATGTGTTGGTGCTTACCAAGTCAGTGGTCTCGACCCCAGTGGACCTCGAAGTGAAGCTGCGCATTGCCCAAG GCCTAAGCAGTGAGAGCTGGTCCATCATGAAGAACATGGCCACGGAGCTGGGCATCATCCTCATTGGCTACTTCACTCTCGTACCAGCCATTCAG GAGTTCTGTCTCTTTGCCGTTGTGGGCCTGGTATCTGACTTCTTCCTGCAGATGCTGTTCTTCACCACTGTCCTGTCCATTGACATTCGACGGATGGAG CTAGCGGACCTGAACAAGCGGCTGCCCCCTGAGGCCTGCCTGCCCCCAGCTAAGCCAGTGGGGCGGTCAGCGCGCTTCGAGAGGCAGCTGGCTGTGCGGCCGGCCACACCTCACACCATCACACTGCAACCATCCTCCTTCCGAAACCTTCGGCTCCCCAAGAGGCTGCGTGTCATCTACTTCCTGGCCCGAACCCGCCTGGCACAGCGCCTCATCATG GCCGGCACTGTTGTCTGGATTGGCATCCTGGTGTACACAGATCCAGCAGGTCTGCGCACCTACCTCGCTGCCCAGGTGACAGAACAGAGCCCACTGGGCGAGGGAGCCCTGGCCCCCATGCCTGTGCCTAGTGGTGTGCTGCCTGCCAGTCACCCGGACCCTGCCTTCTCCATCTTCCCACCTGAAGCCCCGAAGTTACTTGAGAACCAGACATTGCCAGGGGAGCCGCCTGAGCCGGGGGGTCAGGCAGAGGGCGTCCATGACAGCCCAGCCCCAGAGGTAACCTGGGGGCCTGAGGATGAGGAACTTTGGAGGAAATTGTCCTTCCGCCACTGGCCAACGCTCTTCAGCTACTACAACATCACACTGGCCAAGAG GGTGGCAGCACTCGGCCTGGCCACGGGCATCCTCCTCGTGCTGCTGCTACTCTGCCTGTACCGCGTGCTCTGCCCTCGCAACTACGGGCAGCCTGGTGCAGGGCCCGGCCGGCGGCGGCGTGGGGAGCTGCCCTGTGATGACTACGGCTATGCACCGCCTGAAACAGAAATCGTGCCCCTGGTGCTGAGAGGGCACCTCATG GACATTGAATGTCTGGCCAGCGACGGCATGCTGCTGGTGAGCTGTTGCCTGGCGGGCCACGTGTGTGTGTGGGATGCACAGACCGGGGACTGCCTCACCCGCATCCCGCACCCAGG CAGGCAGCGCCGGGACAGTGGTGTTGGCAGTGTGTTGGAGGCTCAGGAGAGCTGGGAACGCCTGTCGGACGGCGGGAAGTGTGGCCCGGAGGAGCCTGGGGACAGTCCTCCTCTGCGGCACCGTCCCCGGGGCACTCCGCTGCCTTCCCTCTTCGGGGACCAGCCAGACCTCACGTGCTTGATCGACACCAACTTCTCTGCACACCCGAGGCTCCCAGAGCTGGATCACCCGGAGCCCCGGCACCGGTCAGGCTGCCGCCGCACTCAGGACTGTACAGGCTATGACTTCAGCCGCCTGGTGCAGCGAGCATATCAGGAGGAGGGAATGGTTCCCATGCACACGCCAGCCCCGTGCCCACCCTCACCTGGGCCCACGCCACCCCAGACCCCTGAGGATGAAGGCAGCTTTCCTCCGGAGAAGGGCTCCCCTTCCTTCACCTGGGCCCCCAGTGCAGACGGCTCCATCTGGAGCTTGGAGCTGCAGGGCAACCTCATCGTGGTGGGGCGGAGCAGCGGCCGGCTagag GTGTGGGACGCCATTGAAGGCATGCTGCGCTGTAGCAGTGAGGAGGTGGCCTCGGGCATCACAGCCCTCGTCTTTCTGGACAAAAG GATTGTGGCTGCCCGGCTCAACGGTTCCCTTGACTTCTTCTCCTTGGAGACCCACACAGCCCTCAGCCCCCTGCAGTTCCGAG GGGCCCCAGGGCGGGGCAGTTCCCCCACATCCCCTGTGTACAGCAGCAGTGACACAGTGGTTTGTCACCTGACCCACACAGTGCCCTGTGCACACCAGAAGCCCATCACGGCCCTGAAGGCCGCTGCCGGGCGCCTTGTGACTGGGAGCCAGGACCACACACTGAGG GTGTTCCGTCTGGAGGACTCATGCTGCCTCTTCACCCTGCAAGGCCACTCAGGGGCCATCACGACTGTGTACATTGACCAG ACCATGGTGCTGGCCAGCGGAGGACAAGATGGGGCCATCTGCCTGTGGGATGTGCTGACTGGCAGCCGGGTCAGCCACATGTTCGCTCACCGTGGGGATGTCACCTCCCTCACCTGTACCACCTCCTGTGTCATCAGCAGTGGCCTTGATGACCTCATCAGCATCTGGGACCGCAGCACAGGCATCAAGCTCTACTCCATTCAGCAG GACCTGGGCTGTGGTGCAAGCTTGGGCGTCATCTCAGACAACCTGCTGGTGACTGGTGGCCAAGGCTGTGTTTCCTTTTGGGACCTAAACTACGGGGACCTGTTACAGACGGTCTACCTGGGGAAGGACAGTGAGGCCCAGCCTGCCCGCCAGATCCTGGTGCTGGACAATGCCGCTATTGTCTGCAACTTTGGCAGCGAGCTCAGCCTTGTGTATGTGCCCTCTGTGCTGGAGAAGCTGGACTGA
- the SCAP gene encoding sterol regulatory element-binding protein cleavage-activating protein isoform X3, with product MTLTERLREKISQAFYNHGLLCASYPIPIILFTGLCILACCYPLLKLPLPGTGPVEFTTPVKDYSPPPSASDHKPGEPSEQPEWYVGAPVAYIQQIFVKSSVSPWHKNLLAVDVFRSPLSRAFQLVEEIRNHVLRDSSGTRSLEEVCLQVTDLLPGLRKLRNILPEHGCLLLSPGNFWQNDRERFHADPDIIGTIHQHEPKTLQTSATLKDLLFGVPGKHSGVSLYTRKRLVSYTITLVFQHYHAKFLGSLRARLMLLHPSPNCSLRAESLVHVHFKEEIGIAELIPLVTTYIILFAYIYFSTRKIDMVKSKWGLALAAVVTVLSSLLMSVGLCTLFGLTPTLNGGEIFPYLVVVIGLENVLVLTKSVVSTPVDLEVKLRIAQGLSSESWSIMKNMATELGIILIGYFTLVPAIQMLFFTTVLSIDIRRMELADLNKRLPPEACLPPAKPVGRSARFERQLAVRPATPHTITLQPSSFRNLRLPKRLRVIYFLARTRLAQRLIMAGTVVWIGILVYTDPAGLRTYLAAQVTEQSPLGEGALAPMPVPSGVLPASHPDPAFSIFPPEAPKLLENQTLPGEPPEPGGQAEGVHDSPAPEVTWGPEDEELWRKLSFRHWPTLFSYYNITLAKRYISLLPVIPVTLRLNPREALEGRHPQDSRSAWSPPQPAQGGLWDAGPKGPGVAQAHRDVTLYKVAALGLATGILLVLLLLCLYRVLCPRNYGQPGAGPGRRRRGELPCDDYGYAPPETEIVPLVLRGHLMDIECLASDGMLLVSCCLAGHVCVWDAQTGDCLTRIPHPGRQRRDSGVGSVLEAQESWERLSDGGKCGPEEPGDSPPLRHRPRGTPLPSLFGDQPDLTCLIDTNFSAHPRLPELDHPEPRHRSGCRRTQDCTGYDFSRLVQRAYQEEGMVPMHTPAPCPPSPGPTPPQTPEDEGSFPPEKGSPSFTWAPSADGSIWSLELQGNLIVVGRSSGRLEVWDAIEGMLRCSSEEVASGITALVFLDKRIVAARLNGSLDFFSLETHTALSPLQFRGAPGRGSSPTSPVYSSSDTVVCHLTHTVPCAHQKPITALKAAAGRLVTGSQDHTLRVFRLEDSCCLFTLQGHSGAITTVYIDQTMVLASGGQDGAICLWDVLTGSRVSHMFAHRGDVTSLTCTTSCVISSGLDDLISIWDRSTGIKLYSIQQDLGCGASLGVISDNLLVTGGQGCVSFWDLNYGDLLQTVYLGKDSEAQPARQILVLDNAAIVCNFGSELSLVYVPSVLEKLD from the exons CTACCCACTGTTGAAACTCCCCTTGCCAGGAACAGGGCCCGTGGAATTCACCACTCCTGTGAAGGACTACTCGCCTCCACCTTCAGCTTCTGACCACAAGCCAGGAGAGCCTAGTGAGCAGCCAGAGTGG TACGTGGGTGCCCCGGTGGCTTACATCCAGCAGATATTTGTGAAGTCCTCAGTGTCTCCCTGGCACAAGAACCTCCTGGCAGTAGACGTGTTCCGCTCACCTCTGTCCCGGGCCTTCCAGCTGGTGGAGGAGATCCGGAACCACGTGCTGAGAGACAG CTCTGGGACCAGGAGCCTGGAGGAGGTATGCTTACAGGTGACCGACCTGCTGCCAGGCCTCAGGAAGCTCCGGAACATCCTTCCTGAGCATGGATGCCTACTACTgtcccctgggaacttctggcAGAATGACCGGGAACGCTTTCATGCTGACCCTGATATCATCGGGACCATCCACCAGCATGAACCCAAAACCTTGCAGACCTCAGCCACACTCAAAG ACTTGCTGTTCGGTGTTCCTGGGAAGCACAGCGGGGTGAGCCTCTACACCAGGAAGAGGCTAGTCTCGTACACCATTACCTTGGTCTTCCAGCACTACCATGCCAA GTTTCTGGGCAGCCTGCGGGCCCGTCTGATGCTCCTGCACCCCAGCCCCAACTGCAGCCTTCGGGCGGAGAGCCTGGTCCATGTGCACTTCAAGGAGGAGATTGGCATCGCCGAGCTCATCCCTCTTGTGACCACCTACATCATCTTGTTTGCCTACATCTACTTCTCCACAC GCAAGATCGACATGGTCAAGTCCAAGTGGGGGCTGGCTCTGGCCGCCGTGGTCACAGTGCTCAGCTCGCTGCTCATGTCTGTGGGGCTCTGCACACTCTTTGGCCTGACACCTACCCTCAACGGCGG TGAGATTTTCCCCTACCTTGTCGTGGTCATTGGGCTAGAGAATGTGTTGGTGCTTACCAAGTCAGTGGTCTCGACCCCAGTGGACCTCGAAGTGAAGCTGCGCATTGCCCAAG GCCTAAGCAGTGAGAGCTGGTCCATCATGAAGAACATGGCCACGGAGCTGGGCATCATCCTCATTGGCTACTTCACTCTCGTACCAGCCATTCAG ATGCTGTTCTTCACCACTGTCCTGTCCATTGACATTCGACGGATGGAG CTAGCGGACCTGAACAAGCGGCTGCCCCCTGAGGCCTGCCTGCCCCCAGCTAAGCCAGTGGGGCGGTCAGCGCGCTTCGAGAGGCAGCTGGCTGTGCGGCCGGCCACACCTCACACCATCACACTGCAACCATCCTCCTTCCGAAACCTTCGGCTCCCCAAGAGGCTGCGTGTCATCTACTTCCTGGCCCGAACCCGCCTGGCACAGCGCCTCATCATG GCCGGCACTGTTGTCTGGATTGGCATCCTGGTGTACACAGATCCAGCAGGTCTGCGCACCTACCTCGCTGCCCAGGTGACAGAACAGAGCCCACTGGGCGAGGGAGCCCTGGCCCCCATGCCTGTGCCTAGTGGTGTGCTGCCTGCCAGTCACCCGGACCCTGCCTTCTCCATCTTCCCACCTGAAGCCCCGAAGTTACTTGAGAACCAGACATTGCCAGGGGAGCCGCCTGAGCCGGGGGGTCAGGCAGAGGGCGTCCATGACAGCCCAGCCCCAGAGGTAACCTGGGGGCCTGAGGATGAGGAACTTTGGAGGAAATTGTCCTTCCGCCACTGGCCAACGCTCTTCAGCTACTACAACATCACACTGGCCAAGAG GTATATCAGCCTGCTTCCTGTCATCCCGGTTACGCTCCGTCTGAACCCAAGGGAGGCCCTGGAGGGTCGGCACCCTCAGGATAGCCGCAGTGCGTGGTCCCCGCCGCAGCCCGCGCAGGGTGGGCTCTGGGATGCTGGCCCCAAGGGGCCAGGCGTGGCACAGGCGCATAGAGACGTCACCCTGTACAA GGTGGCAGCACTCGGCCTGGCCACGGGCATCCTCCTCGTGCTGCTGCTACTCTGCCTGTACCGCGTGCTCTGCCCTCGCAACTACGGGCAGCCTGGTGCAGGGCCCGGCCGGCGGCGGCGTGGGGAGCTGCCCTGTGATGACTACGGCTATGCACCGCCTGAAACAGAAATCGTGCCCCTGGTGCTGAGAGGGCACCTCATG GACATTGAATGTCTGGCCAGCGACGGCATGCTGCTGGTGAGCTGTTGCCTGGCGGGCCACGTGTGTGTGTGGGATGCACAGACCGGGGACTGCCTCACCCGCATCCCGCACCCAGG CAGGCAGCGCCGGGACAGTGGTGTTGGCAGTGTGTTGGAGGCTCAGGAGAGCTGGGAACGCCTGTCGGACGGCGGGAAGTGTGGCCCGGAGGAGCCTGGGGACAGTCCTCCTCTGCGGCACCGTCCCCGGGGCACTCCGCTGCCTTCCCTCTTCGGGGACCAGCCAGACCTCACGTGCTTGATCGACACCAACTTCTCTGCACACCCGAGGCTCCCAGAGCTGGATCACCCGGAGCCCCGGCACCGGTCAGGCTGCCGCCGCACTCAGGACTGTACAGGCTATGACTTCAGCCGCCTGGTGCAGCGAGCATATCAGGAGGAGGGAATGGTTCCCATGCACACGCCAGCCCCGTGCCCACCCTCACCTGGGCCCACGCCACCCCAGACCCCTGAGGATGAAGGCAGCTTTCCTCCGGAGAAGGGCTCCCCTTCCTTCACCTGGGCCCCCAGTGCAGACGGCTCCATCTGGAGCTTGGAGCTGCAGGGCAACCTCATCGTGGTGGGGCGGAGCAGCGGCCGGCTagag GTGTGGGACGCCATTGAAGGCATGCTGCGCTGTAGCAGTGAGGAGGTGGCCTCGGGCATCACAGCCCTCGTCTTTCTGGACAAAAG GATTGTGGCTGCCCGGCTCAACGGTTCCCTTGACTTCTTCTCCTTGGAGACCCACACAGCCCTCAGCCCCCTGCAGTTCCGAG GGGCCCCAGGGCGGGGCAGTTCCCCCACATCCCCTGTGTACAGCAGCAGTGACACAGTGGTTTGTCACCTGACCCACACAGTGCCCTGTGCACACCAGAAGCCCATCACGGCCCTGAAGGCCGCTGCCGGGCGCCTTGTGACTGGGAGCCAGGACCACACACTGAGG GTGTTCCGTCTGGAGGACTCATGCTGCCTCTTCACCCTGCAAGGCCACTCAGGGGCCATCACGACTGTGTACATTGACCAG ACCATGGTGCTGGCCAGCGGAGGACAAGATGGGGCCATCTGCCTGTGGGATGTGCTGACTGGCAGCCGGGTCAGCCACATGTTCGCTCACCGTGGGGATGTCACCTCCCTCACCTGTACCACCTCCTGTGTCATCAGCAGTGGCCTTGATGACCTCATCAGCATCTGGGACCGCAGCACAGGCATCAAGCTCTACTCCATTCAGCAG GACCTGGGCTGTGGTGCAAGCTTGGGCGTCATCTCAGACAACCTGCTGGTGACTGGTGGCCAAGGCTGTGTTTCCTTTTGGGACCTAAACTACGGGGACCTGTTACAGACGGTCTACCTGGGGAAGGACAGTGAGGCCCAGCCTGCCCGCCAGATCCTGGTGCTGGACAATGCCGCTATTGTCTGCAACTTTGGCAGCGAGCTCAGCCTTGTGTATGTGCCCTCTGTGCTGGAGAAGCTGGACTGA
- the SCAP gene encoding sterol regulatory element-binding protein cleavage-activating protein isoform X1 — protein sequence MTLTERLREKISQAFYNHGLLCASYPIPIILFTGLCILACCYPLLKLPLPGTGPVEFTTPVKDYSPPPSASDHKPGEPSEQPEWYVGAPVAYIQQIFVKSSVSPWHKNLLAVDVFRSPLSRAFQLVEEIRNHVLRDSSGTRSLEEVCLQVTDLLPGLRKLRNILPEHGCLLLSPGNFWQNDRERFHADPDIIGTIHQHEPKTLQTSATLKDLLFGVPGKHSGVSLYTRKRLVSYTITLVFQHYHAKFLGSLRARLMLLHPSPNCSLRAESLVHVHFKEEIGIAELIPLVTTYIILFAYIYFSTRKIDMVKSKWGLALAAVVTVLSSLLMSVGLCTLFGLTPTLNGGEIFPYLVVVIGLENVLVLTKSVVSTPVDLEVKLRIAQGLSSESWSIMKNMATELGIILIGYFTLVPAIQEFCLFAVVGLVSDFFLQMLFFTTVLSIDIRRMELADLNKRLPPEACLPPAKPVGRSARFERQLAVRPATPHTITLQPSSFRNLRLPKRLRVIYFLARTRLAQRLIMAGTVVWIGILVYTDPAGLRTYLAAQVTEQSPLGEGALAPMPVPSGVLPASHPDPAFSIFPPEAPKLLENQTLPGEPPEPGGQAEGVHDSPAPEVTWGPEDEELWRKLSFRHWPTLFSYYNITLAKRYISLLPVIPVTLRLNPREALEGRHPQDSRSAWSPPQPAQGGLWDAGPKGPGVAQAHRDVTLYKVAALGLATGILLVLLLLCLYRVLCPRNYGQPGAGPGRRRRGELPCDDYGYAPPETEIVPLVLRGHLMDIECLASDGMLLVSCCLAGHVCVWDAQTGDCLTRIPHPGRQRRDSGVGSVLEAQESWERLSDGGKCGPEEPGDSPPLRHRPRGTPLPSLFGDQPDLTCLIDTNFSAHPRLPELDHPEPRHRSGCRRTQDCTGYDFSRLVQRAYQEEGMVPMHTPAPCPPSPGPTPPQTPEDEGSFPPEKGSPSFTWAPSADGSIWSLELQGNLIVVGRSSGRLEVWDAIEGMLRCSSEEVASGITALVFLDKRIVAARLNGSLDFFSLETHTALSPLQFRGAPGRGSSPTSPVYSSSDTVVCHLTHTVPCAHQKPITALKAAAGRLVTGSQDHTLRVFRLEDSCCLFTLQGHSGAITTVYIDQTMVLASGGQDGAICLWDVLTGSRVSHMFAHRGDVTSLTCTTSCVISSGLDDLISIWDRSTGIKLYSIQQDLGCGASLGVISDNLLVTGGQGCVSFWDLNYGDLLQTVYLGKDSEAQPARQILVLDNAAIVCNFGSELSLVYVPSVLEKLD from the exons CTACCCACTGTTGAAACTCCCCTTGCCAGGAACAGGGCCCGTGGAATTCACCACTCCTGTGAAGGACTACTCGCCTCCACCTTCAGCTTCTGACCACAAGCCAGGAGAGCCTAGTGAGCAGCCAGAGTGG TACGTGGGTGCCCCGGTGGCTTACATCCAGCAGATATTTGTGAAGTCCTCAGTGTCTCCCTGGCACAAGAACCTCCTGGCAGTAGACGTGTTCCGCTCACCTCTGTCCCGGGCCTTCCAGCTGGTGGAGGAGATCCGGAACCACGTGCTGAGAGACAG CTCTGGGACCAGGAGCCTGGAGGAGGTATGCTTACAGGTGACCGACCTGCTGCCAGGCCTCAGGAAGCTCCGGAACATCCTTCCTGAGCATGGATGCCTACTACTgtcccctgggaacttctggcAGAATGACCGGGAACGCTTTCATGCTGACCCTGATATCATCGGGACCATCCACCAGCATGAACCCAAAACCTTGCAGACCTCAGCCACACTCAAAG ACTTGCTGTTCGGTGTTCCTGGGAAGCACAGCGGGGTGAGCCTCTACACCAGGAAGAGGCTAGTCTCGTACACCATTACCTTGGTCTTCCAGCACTACCATGCCAA GTTTCTGGGCAGCCTGCGGGCCCGTCTGATGCTCCTGCACCCCAGCCCCAACTGCAGCCTTCGGGCGGAGAGCCTGGTCCATGTGCACTTCAAGGAGGAGATTGGCATCGCCGAGCTCATCCCTCTTGTGACCACCTACATCATCTTGTTTGCCTACATCTACTTCTCCACAC GCAAGATCGACATGGTCAAGTCCAAGTGGGGGCTGGCTCTGGCCGCCGTGGTCACAGTGCTCAGCTCGCTGCTCATGTCTGTGGGGCTCTGCACACTCTTTGGCCTGACACCTACCCTCAACGGCGG TGAGATTTTCCCCTACCTTGTCGTGGTCATTGGGCTAGAGAATGTGTTGGTGCTTACCAAGTCAGTGGTCTCGACCCCAGTGGACCTCGAAGTGAAGCTGCGCATTGCCCAAG GCCTAAGCAGTGAGAGCTGGTCCATCATGAAGAACATGGCCACGGAGCTGGGCATCATCCTCATTGGCTACTTCACTCTCGTACCAGCCATTCAG GAGTTCTGTCTCTTTGCCGTTGTGGGCCTGGTATCTGACTTCTTCCTGCAGATGCTGTTCTTCACCACTGTCCTGTCCATTGACATTCGACGGATGGAG CTAGCGGACCTGAACAAGCGGCTGCCCCCTGAGGCCTGCCTGCCCCCAGCTAAGCCAGTGGGGCGGTCAGCGCGCTTCGAGAGGCAGCTGGCTGTGCGGCCGGCCACACCTCACACCATCACACTGCAACCATCCTCCTTCCGAAACCTTCGGCTCCCCAAGAGGCTGCGTGTCATCTACTTCCTGGCCCGAACCCGCCTGGCACAGCGCCTCATCATG GCCGGCACTGTTGTCTGGATTGGCATCCTGGTGTACACAGATCCAGCAGGTCTGCGCACCTACCTCGCTGCCCAGGTGACAGAACAGAGCCCACTGGGCGAGGGAGCCCTGGCCCCCATGCCTGTGCCTAGTGGTGTGCTGCCTGCCAGTCACCCGGACCCTGCCTTCTCCATCTTCCCACCTGAAGCCCCGAAGTTACTTGAGAACCAGACATTGCCAGGGGAGCCGCCTGAGCCGGGGGGTCAGGCAGAGGGCGTCCATGACAGCCCAGCCCCAGAGGTAACCTGGGGGCCTGAGGATGAGGAACTTTGGAGGAAATTGTCCTTCCGCCACTGGCCAACGCTCTTCAGCTACTACAACATCACACTGGCCAAGAG GTATATCAGCCTGCTTCCTGTCATCCCGGTTACGCTCCGTCTGAACCCAAGGGAGGCCCTGGAGGGTCGGCACCCTCAGGATAGCCGCAGTGCGTGGTCCCCGCCGCAGCCCGCGCAGGGTGGGCTCTGGGATGCTGGCCCCAAGGGGCCAGGCGTGGCACAGGCGCATAGAGACGTCACCCTGTACAA GGTGGCAGCACTCGGCCTGGCCACGGGCATCCTCCTCGTGCTGCTGCTACTCTGCCTGTACCGCGTGCTCTGCCCTCGCAACTACGGGCAGCCTGGTGCAGGGCCCGGCCGGCGGCGGCGTGGGGAGCTGCCCTGTGATGACTACGGCTATGCACCGCCTGAAACAGAAATCGTGCCCCTGGTGCTGAGAGGGCACCTCATG GACATTGAATGTCTGGCCAGCGACGGCATGCTGCTGGTGAGCTGTTGCCTGGCGGGCCACGTGTGTGTGTGGGATGCACAGACCGGGGACTGCCTCACCCGCATCCCGCACCCAGG CAGGCAGCGCCGGGACAGTGGTGTTGGCAGTGTGTTGGAGGCTCAGGAGAGCTGGGAACGCCTGTCGGACGGCGGGAAGTGTGGCCCGGAGGAGCCTGGGGACAGTCCTCCTCTGCGGCACCGTCCCCGGGGCACTCCGCTGCCTTCCCTCTTCGGGGACCAGCCAGACCTCACGTGCTTGATCGACACCAACTTCTCTGCACACCCGAGGCTCCCAGAGCTGGATCACCCGGAGCCCCGGCACCGGTCAGGCTGCCGCCGCACTCAGGACTGTACAGGCTATGACTTCAGCCGCCTGGTGCAGCGAGCATATCAGGAGGAGGGAATGGTTCCCATGCACACGCCAGCCCCGTGCCCACCCTCACCTGGGCCCACGCCACCCCAGACCCCTGAGGATGAAGGCAGCTTTCCTCCGGAGAAGGGCTCCCCTTCCTTCACCTGGGCCCCCAGTGCAGACGGCTCCATCTGGAGCTTGGAGCTGCAGGGCAACCTCATCGTGGTGGGGCGGAGCAGCGGCCGGCTagag GTGTGGGACGCCATTGAAGGCATGCTGCGCTGTAGCAGTGAGGAGGTGGCCTCGGGCATCACAGCCCTCGTCTTTCTGGACAAAAG GATTGTGGCTGCCCGGCTCAACGGTTCCCTTGACTTCTTCTCCTTGGAGACCCACACAGCCCTCAGCCCCCTGCAGTTCCGAG GGGCCCCAGGGCGGGGCAGTTCCCCCACATCCCCTGTGTACAGCAGCAGTGACACAGTGGTTTGTCACCTGACCCACACAGTGCCCTGTGCACACCAGAAGCCCATCACGGCCCTGAAGGCCGCTGCCGGGCGCCTTGTGACTGGGAGCCAGGACCACACACTGAGG GTGTTCCGTCTGGAGGACTCATGCTGCCTCTTCACCCTGCAAGGCCACTCAGGGGCCATCACGACTGTGTACATTGACCAG ACCATGGTGCTGGCCAGCGGAGGACAAGATGGGGCCATCTGCCTGTGGGATGTGCTGACTGGCAGCCGGGTCAGCCACATGTTCGCTCACCGTGGGGATGTCACCTCCCTCACCTGTACCACCTCCTGTGTCATCAGCAGTGGCCTTGATGACCTCATCAGCATCTGGGACCGCAGCACAGGCATCAAGCTCTACTCCATTCAGCAG GACCTGGGCTGTGGTGCAAGCTTGGGCGTCATCTCAGACAACCTGCTGGTGACTGGTGGCCAAGGCTGTGTTTCCTTTTGGGACCTAAACTACGGGGACCTGTTACAGACGGTCTACCTGGGGAAGGACAGTGAGGCCCAGCCTGCCCGCCAGATCCTGGTGCTGGACAATGCCGCTATTGTCTGCAACTTTGGCAGCGAGCTCAGCCTTGTGTATGTGCCCTCTGTGCTGGAGAAGCTGGACTGA